A segment of the Trifolium pratense cultivar HEN17-A07 linkage group LG7, ARS_RC_1.1, whole genome shotgun sequence genome:
TTTGTGAAATAGGAAAACGAATTGTCGTTTTGGTAATAATGGATACTACTCCACTACTACTTATACGCGGAAGACGTGCTTATTAGCGCCATTTTACTTGCTATGGCAAAAACTTCTGACTCTCTGAGTGAGTAAGTCACATTTCTCTCTCTCAACTTCTTTCATTTCTCTTTCTCGTTAATCGCTTATTTTTAATCACTTTTTCTCTCTTATTATCGTTTTCTTCTGCAGAAAATTCACAAGAACAAAAAAACCAAGCAAAAGATTAGAGCGATTTACAAGGTTTATGATTCTTTTTCCATTTCTACTCTAAATTTGTAGAGTCGGATCTGTATTTGCAGTTTCGAAAAATGATTGTAACGATTCAGAAAATCAACTTTTATAATCATCAGCATTGTAAATCTATGGTTATttatgttcttttttatttttttattatatgagctATATTTAGGTATGAATATGATTAGGGTTTGAACTTGGAACTAACTTCCATGGTTAATGATTCATGTAAACGTTGatttaattgcattgcattgtattttagtgtaaattttagtGGTTTGTGTATGAGTTATAAATTGctctgtatatataatataaggtACATTTAATTTGTGGGTTGTGTTGTTTAACAAAATGGAGCTGAGCTTACAATAGTGTGGGTAATGTATGGATTTGTAAAGAATCATGTGAATATGTGTTTTCTAGTTAGGGGAGAGGGAAGCTAGGAATGGGTAGTGAGAGAGGGTTTGAGGGAAATGGTGCGGAATGGTGAAGTCGAGTAGCGGAAACAAAGGTTTCGGTGGGTGAgggagtgtgtgtgtgtgtgttttcaTAATAGTTTGATATGGTTAGTGGAGTTTGTTTCCAGTGGTTATGTAAATGCAGAAGAGCCACTGCTAAACAGGGGGTGTACTTGGGTTATGTAAATGCAGAAGAGTTAGTGGTTTATGGTGTGAAGAAATTAGATATACAAATTCTGATGtacaatttgtttttgttatggCAATTctaatatacaattttttttgttagaacaAAAATGGACTCGAAGGATTTCCGCAAAAAAAGGGTGTCTGGATGTTTTCCTGAGCATGGTGCCATCTTCATGTCAAATAGAAATACTTTGCAAGAATGTTTTGGGAGGAGTTTGTTTGGGCTACCGGATAGTTTTTCTAGTTTTGTTAAAAACGTCAAGGCAGGaatgattttgtttctttttcaatttgaagACAGAAAACTTCATGGGGTTTTTAAAGCGATATCAGATGGTGGCATGAACATTGTTCCTCGTGCATATGCTTCATCAGGAAAGCAGTTCCCTGCACAGGTTGTaatctttattttcatattatgCTTGCCTTATTCCAATTTAAACTCCCACAGATTTGTGTGTATATTTTGCTTTTcctattattttaataaacttttatttttagaatattcttatttttgtgAGTTCATATGTTTATGCTTTTGACCAGGTTAAATTCACCTCAATCTTGCGCTGTGACCCTCTTTTTGAAAATGAGTTTTCTGATGTTATTCGAGATAATTACTATACCCCCAAGAAATTCCACTTTGGTTTGTCTAAAGATCAGGTCTGCTTCTTTTCAACTTTTGGTTGTACCTTATTGCACCATGTTACTTTATCTACAAGCGTATGCAAGAGTTTGTGTGAATAACCTGCACGATACATAGTTTTATGGTTCCGGTTGTTTTACTGTCAGGTTCAAAATCTTATGTGGCTATTCAAGTCAAGAAAACGTGAAGTTCCGCGCTCTCTTCAGCAGAAGAAAAGGAAGAACCGAAAGTGGGATTTTCAGGTTATTGAAGATAAGCTAATGAAAGGGAGGGTTACTAACACTTGGAAAAGGAAGCTCAACAACCCAGGAACATCAGTAACTGCTGAACAAGAGTCAGCAAAGCTTATTTTGTCTCCCGAGTCTTGCGGGAAGTGTGAAAGCATCCATTTCAATGATGATGCTTATGATCCTGAAAATCCTGGCTTCAATTATTCAGTGGGATCTGGGGCTCACTCTGCTGCTAGCTCTGAATCACACGAGCTTCCTACAATGCAAGAGAAGAAAGGAGACTCCGATATTCTTGAGGAAGAATCGGAAAATTTTATACCCTTGTGTTCAACAGACAATTCTGACCTTGAAGATGGGGAGATCGATAATTGTTCAGAAGAGAATCAGATAGATTTGGATATGCTTCTCGGAAACTATGTTTCTTCTATCCCTATACCAAGATTTCTGCTGAGTAATAATGAAGAATGTAACAAGGTAGACGACTCTTCCTCTGTTGCTGTAAGTGACTTACAGTCCAAAGATGAAAGTGAGCATTTGAATTCCCTTCTCTCAAAGGGTTTGTATTCTGATGAGCCCAAAACACAAACCAGTGTGTTTTCTCGCCTGAGTTTTTCTTCAAAGGGTATTGCTTCGAAGAATCGGAATGATGCCAATGGAAAGCACTTGTCAAGAGCAAAGCATCAATATCAATATGAACAAAGGGAAAAGATCACACAAAAGAGTGATGGTACAAAGCATAAAAAAAGAGATAGTGTGTTCATGCGCTTGACCGGTGCTTCAGATGATTTTGCTCCACGAATCCATTTTATGGCAGGACTGAAGGAGGGAACTAGTGGATAGATCATAGATGAAGGGTAAGTAGAAAAGCTAATTTTCAGAATGTAAGTAAACATTAGTAGAAACTGAAGCGTTTTTTGTACTAATCACATGGAATGCTGGCTTCAGTATATAATCAAATGACagttttttcttgattttttgaCCGAAGTGAAATGCCTTCACTTCTAAGGTATGGTTGAAAATGAATTTAGCTGGGTTAGTTTCTGTTTGGAACCTATCAATGAAATATGGGTGTACCTTGGTACCTAACAGGTTAAAGTTCAACTCACTCTATGCAGTCCTTTTTTTTAAGAAAGCTTCTGATTTTTGCTCAATCTTAGACCCCTTCCCCAAAGTGGAAGGGTCATTGCATGtcatattgttttttcttttattttttgtttaatgttgTTTGTGGTCTGCTGTGCTAAGGTTTATTTTGTCTGCGACTGGTTTGTTGTTGTCATATTGCTTCATTTGCCACGCCAAAAGATTTTTGGGACACATACATGCTGCTGGTATGTTGTTGTCGCCATATTTGTTCTTCAAAGCACCCATCGCGACCAGCAACAAACCGTCACAAGAAACGCACAACCTTCGTAAGTAACGGGCCATCATAAGCATCATGATTGgtgtttaatttaataattgaGGTAGTTAATTCTGTTTGAGCCTGACTATTAACATGCTCTCTTGGATGCAAGTATCACAAGGAGTATATATATGATCATTCTTTTGCATGTGAAACTAACATGCTTTCACTAGGCCAATTTCATTTGATCCTTCCAAATTTTTGTTAATTCAAGTGGTTTACAATAAGAATTGAATGTTCAAGTGTCGATATTTAGAAAATAGAAGTTTTGTGGAGTTTTCTTGATGGATAAAATACTATCCTGTAATTAACTCCTAAAGTTTTCTTTTTAGACTGTCATTGCTCAACACATGCCATATTCATACAAGAATCGTAACGGGAGACCTTCAAATCACAAAAATGGTCTTGCACATACAtgctatatattatatactagtATAATGTCAAGTACAATTACCTAATAAGTTTTTGTTTGTGATAGTGGGAGAACTCATAAACCTAATACTTTTAAGATTTTGGTTACTCTTAATCAAATGTATTAATCTAACCTGACGAAACTTCCTCTCATGATGCAATATTGTCTAATTCTCTGCAGTCCACAAAAAGAATCCATTGATAAAGTCAAAGGGTGTTCATGTTATCATAAAAATGCTAATAGGTGACATTGTTAACGTATACTAGTAGATGGCAGTGTACAGTGTACTCACTGGTTTTTCAAATAGGGACACTTTTCAAGATCCCATTGAatgaaaaatgataaaattgtaaataaaataatctaaataaaaaataaataggaagaaaaaataagtatatTGGAATTTGGTATCCCTTTATATAGGTATGGATGAGTAGTTGATACCTTTTAAATTtccttcataaaaaatatttaattaatttcttgtGTAAGATAACtgaatttttcactaaaaaaaagtataaataaaagGCCTCACTTTCAAATTTCGCTTTAAGCCTCGATCTAAGTTGGGTTAGCACTCTTTGAGATAAGAAGTAAACTTTCCCAACTAGAATATAACATCAAGGAGGCCAATGCTTTAGACTTTGTTTGCAAGTTTGAAGGAGATGGTAGAGTTTTGGAGGGAGAGAAGTGgtggaaaaaataaagaaatcttTCCCATTTTTAAGAGTGTTTTATAGAGAATGATAAATAAATGCTtataatcaatatatttttaatttcgaAAATATTATAACAACATAGATTGAATTTGAAAAGTTCATATAAACCCTCCAAAATCTCCCTCCAATATGAATTTGAAAAGTTCATATAAACCCTCCAAAATCTCCCTCCaatatgaatttgaaaaattcatataaaccctCCAAAATCTCCCTCCAATACAACTTTTAAGTTGCACCAAATtaaaagaattttgaaaataaaaggaTTTTGTattgtgaaaaataaataaaataaattctccacttgttccttttctttttctttccaaaactcTCGTTTTCCTTTCAAACTCGCAAACAAAGCCTCATGGGATAAAGGAATCCTTAGTACCACTTGTATAGTTGTCAGCTTAATCTTTATTATGTATCTCAAAttcatttcattctttttttcaataaatcccCAGATTTTCTCTTATTGGACAATCCTATTCAAAAATACGTAAGACAGTAAATTTCATGAACAAAAATAAGTTTATACATTGGGAGAGGCCGGAATCACTTGATGGTAGAACGGAcctcccgaaccagattaagtGGTCCAGTGGGCCAAATACGGGtggtggaaacaaaaaaaaaaaattaaaaaaataataagcatATTTATGACTAGCAATTTGCAGAATGACAACTGTAACAATAaacttgatttatttatttatttcagcaatatatatatatatatatatatatatagaatccAAAAAATGGACAAAATGTTTATGCCAAACCACCAAACCATTATTTTGAAATGTAAATTAAAACTAATTCTACAATTTATAATGCATGAAGATGGTGATTTTAGTTAAATCTAAAAACTTGCTTAATTCCTCTATGGATTTTGCAATTCTTTCTGAATTTCTCTTCACAATGCATGGTTATGCAATGCAATCTATGCCACTAATAGCTACTTCTACAGATCTATATATCCAAATATATGATGGCATAAAATTTTCAATAACTTCAGTGAACCTTAATGAACCTCTCCACACTATAATAACATATCTATAATGTTAAAACAGTGATTCAAACATAAATGGTTTAACAAAAAACATTACAATCTTTCCTACTCAAAAGCTTTGttgaaacaacaaaaaacaaacttccaatttttactctaaaatttCTCCTTCCTCTTCATCGTAAATTTCTTCGTCTTCATTATCATTCCCATTTTCACTATCCTTTACAAAATTTTgaactattttaaaatcatgTTCAAGAACATCTTTTCCATCTTGCAAATGCTTTTTCCCACGATAAACTTCAGATTCCACTTCTTTAACCAAAACTGATGGATATACCAGTGGCTTACCAGGATAATCTTTGAAGAACGAATTCGCCGCCATGAACCTGAAAACCTGTAATAGGTAGCTTTTATCTCTCTTTATATCTGCACTCATGAGTTTCTGTAATAAACTTGATTTCTTGTTTTCTAAGAAATCTTTGTCAGCAAGCTTCTGCTTCTTGTTATTCCGACTTCTTCTGGCTGGATTTCTCTTTCCATTGTTTCTTAATTTCCTTCTGTCCGTAAATGTGTTATTCTGCTCTTCACTCTGAGGGCCTTGATTTGCACCATTCTTCAGGTAGTGTGAAGGTATTTCAGCAACTTCAACTCCCAACTCAGCTTGCTTTGCTAAAACCTCCTTGAGCTGCAAAGATAAAATATGCTCAAGATAAACAATGGAAATTGATTTTACATCTTCCCGTGAAAATTATTTCAAGGAAAACACAAAAAGGCATACTccaaattattatgttttggttctcttaataagtgtgaattgATTCTTTTTCCTAATAATTTGGGACGGGGGAGTATCAAGAAATGCAATTATTAGAAGAAAAGGAATGACTATTTTACCAAATTATCCTTACTATTAATGTGTTTTCCACTATCATAAATGCAAAGTAGAAGTAATGTTTTGGGAGTAGTGTACATAGTATTAATTAGAGGGTATAATTGGAAAGAAACAATTAGCattgaattgaaaattgaaaatgacaTTCATTTTGAAACAACATTTTTTCCTAAAGTGACAAATTTTGAAATGGAGGGAGTCTATTTTTTTAACGAAAGAAATAATAGTACTTGATTAGCACTCAATAGATTAACAAAACCAAATGTGGAAATATTAGTATATCATAGTGGAAAGTACTATATGGTAAAAAAAGCCATCACTCTAATATGTATACCTGTCGTTGTAAGACCTCTCTATCAATGACCTTGTAGCCTTGCGATGTTGATGGTTCAGAATGCTTCAGCAAGTAGTAGTTCAGTTATTACTTATCAAACAATAACATTGATAATAGGcgataatattttaataaacacAAAGCACATAGAGTAGTTTGTATGAAACCTTTTCAATTTTTCCTCTGGAGGAAGGGTGATTCTTCTTCCGTGCCTCACGCCATTGTTGAATTTCTTGCTCAGAATAATTCGGAGTAAAGGATCTAaccattcaaaaaataaaacaagtgtTAACAGATTGTCGGTACAAAGggaaaatttactaaattaagTTCAAGAAAACAAACCAAGTAGAAAAAAGATCAAACTATAACTTGATGAGGAAATAGTACAGTACATGACTTCTAAATTAGCACCACAAATGACATCTATGTTTTGTTTGGTTGGTTGGTTAAAATCTTAGTTTGGTACCAAAATCGTGAAAGCTCTCAACCAGTGAAACATAATTCACTTCTCCCACCCGAACACTGCAAATTGATACCTGTGTACCAAATAGCCTGAAAGGCTGAAACTGCTAATCGGTACACCTGTGTACCAAATATAGAGGTACCTTTTGAGAATAGGTTCTTGAACATTCACCATGTAATTCATAAAATTGACAAGCCGGTGAGTGGAGATGGAAGCAAACCCTCAGTGCATTCTGACTATGTAGATGTACCACACAAACCTAATAGCATTCTGACTATGTATACCCCCAGTGCCAATACTCTATAAGGTTATGTGCCGCAAATACATACTATAGACAGAGAGTATTGCGAACCTAGTAACTATGACCTCAACCTTGTTAGCTGAAGGTAGTGTGTTagttattcaaattttaatagaCTACCATACTTCATGGATTAAAAATGGTTTACTATACAAAAATTTATATGTTAATCTACATAAGttgcaaatttaaatttattgggTGGGATAGTTGGGGCTCCCCTCTAATTAGAGGCATTTGATTTCATCACTTTTTACGTGAGAACTTTTTCTCAAGTTAATTCATCATGAATACTCGTTCCTATTCCTAACTATCTACCTTTAGataaagataaataattaaCTTGCTAACATGATTTTTTTGGGAGCTATAGTCACAAATCAGGAGGCAAGTAAATGTAATTTCGATGAAGCCTATCCAGTATCCGCCTCCAATTATGATTTAAAACGTAAATATCTTAAGATGTAAACATAGTGACTagtgaaagaataaaaaattggatataaGGCCGCAGCATCGAGGATTATATACCAAAATCTCAAATAGATTGCAAGAAACATTCTACAAACTTTTTGTAAATTTCCCATTTACattttgctattaaaaaaaaaagtatgtaaaGCTTTcctaaaatttaaagaaaaatattatctaCTAGGAGCAG
Coding sequences within it:
- the LOC123893929 gene encoding uncharacterized protein LOC123893929, which produces MAKTSDSLSEKFTRTKKPSKRLERFTRTKMDSKDFRKKRVSGCFPEHGAIFMSNRNTLQECFGRSLFGLPDSFSSFVKNVKAGMILFLFQFEDRKLHGVFKAISDGGMNIVPRAYASSGKQFPAQVKFTSILRCDPLFENEFSDVIRDNYYTPKKFHFGLSKDQVQNLMWLFKSRKREVPRSLQQKKRKNRKWDFQVIEDKLMKGRVTNTWKRKLNNPGTSVTAEQESAKLILSPESCGKCESIHFNDDAYDPENPGFNYSVGSGAHSAASSESHELPTMQEKKGDSDILEEESENFIPLCSTDNSDLEDGEIDNCSEENQIDLDMLLGNYVSSIPIPRFLLSNNEECNKVDDSSSVAVSDLQSKDESEHLNSLLSKGLYSDEPKTQTSVFSRLSFSSKGIASKNRNDANGKHLSRAKHQYQYEQREKITQKSDGTKHKKRDSVFMRLTGASDDFAPRIHFMAGLKEGTSG